One genomic segment of Ricinus communis isolate WT05 ecotype wild-type chromosome 5, ASM1957865v1, whole genome shotgun sequence includes these proteins:
- the LOC125370184 gene encoding uncharacterized protein LOC125370184, producing MASSSGVSTMPNNYEEATNFVVKQKNVICDCDEHVKVFLARTENNNGRRFWRCARWSNQCDSFYWYDEWLSDRSLLMLNELCWLNANLGALQSIDLNANLEDTTMGFAIQEVHELRSEVVELRLILTK from the exons ATGGCTTCTTCTAGCGGAGTGAGTACAATGCCCAATAACTACGAAGAAGCTACTAACTTTGTTGTTAAGCAAAAAAATGTCATATGTGATTGTGATGAACATGTAAAAGTCTTCCTTGCAAGAACTGAAAACAATAATGGGAGGAGATTCTGGAGGTGTGCAAGGTGG AGCAATCAATGTGATTCTTTTTATTGGTACGATGAATGGTTGAGTGATAGATCTCTACTGATGCTAAATGAATTATGTTGGCTTAATGCAAACCTTGGAGCATTGCAATCCATTGACTTGAATGCTAATTTGGAGGATACTACAATGGGTTTTGCTATTCAAGAGGTCCATGAATTGAGGAGTGAAGTGGTTGAACTAAGGTTGATCCTTACGAAGTAA